One genomic window of Punica granatum isolate Tunisia-2019 chromosome 1, ASM765513v2, whole genome shotgun sequence includes the following:
- the LOC116201823 gene encoding UPF0481 protein At3g47200-like isoform X2, with protein sequence MDCGQVEGKTVDDVNCEAIQKLQEKLVMKPPWPSNCCIFRVPSTIRRHNEYAYEPQLASIGPYHHGRERFQPMEKFKRWYLGCLLDRASTRESRLECLFKVIGINVQHCLDCYAEKDVISADEFVEMMILDGCFVLELFRKKAGIVPHHPDDPIFKTSYMRKILLSDLLLLENQLPWYVLESIFYLTASHRERAEISLAVLVLIFFDFNTIRSGAINPNIIPVNKHLLDLQRNNLLSSYMSVDPEQTAWYPIPCVTKLLQAGVRFESGESSEMMDVRFENGVMRIPPIMILDNAESLIRNLIAYEQCDATCRDKITSYAILLNNLIESGRDLDYLCQKGIVTCYLSCEEICSFFRRLYSDADVVYYTYAKLSQDVNLYCRARWPKWRATLLRDYFNNPWSILSFVAAILFLFLNLLQALYSVLS encoded by the exons ATGGACTGCGGGCAAGTTGAAGGGAAAACCGTCGATGATGTTAACTGTGAAGCAATACAGAAACTTCAGGAGAAATTGGTGATGAAACCTCCATGGCCGTCCAATTGTTGCATATTCAGAGTTCCAAGCACAATCCGGAGGCATAATGAATATGCCTACGAACCACAATTGGCCTCGATAGGTCCGTACCATCATGGTCGCGAAAGATTCCAACCGATGGAAAAGTTCAAACGCTGGTACTTGGGATGTCTCCTTGACCGAGCCTCGACCCGCGAGTCAAGGCTGGAGTGCCTCTTCAAAGTAATTGGAATTAACGTGCAGCACTGCCTCGATTGTTATGCGGAGAAAGATGTTATCAGTGCTGATGAGTTTGTCGAGATGATGATATTAGATGGGTGTTTCGTCCTAGAGCTTTTCCGGAAGAAAGCGGGAATTGTCCCTCACCACCCCGATGACCCGATATTTAAAACATCTTACATGAGGAAGATACTTTTGAGTGATCTGCTCTTGCTCGAAAATCAGCTTCCGTGGTACGTCCTTGAGTCGATATTCTACCTCACTGCTTCACACAGGGAAAGGGCTGAGATTTCTCTTGCGGTGTTGGTCCTGATTTTCTTCGACTTTAACACCATCAGAAGTGGAGCGATCAATCCCAACATAATCCCTGTGAACAAGCACTTGCTCGATCTACAGCGCAATAACTTGCTCTCTTCTTATATGAGCGTGGACCCTGAACAGACAGCCTG GTACCCTATTCCCTGCGTGACAAAGCTTCTCCAAGCGGGAGTTCGGTTTGAGAGCGGCGAGTCGAGCGAGATGATGGACGTCCGATTCGAAAATGGTGTTATGAGGATCCCTCCAATAATGATCCTTGACAATGCCGAGTCCCTGATCAGGAACCTGATTGCGTATGAGCAGTGCGATGCCACCTGTAGGGACAAGATCACGTCCTATGCCATCCTCCTAAACAACCTCATCGAGTCGGGAAGGGACCTCGACTACCTGTGCCAGAAAGGAATCGTGACTTGCTACCTGAGCTGCGAGGAGATCTGCAGCTTCTTCAGGAGGCTCTATAGCGACGCTGATGTGGTGTACTACACTTATGCGAAGCTTTCTCAGGATGTCAACCTCTATTGTAGGGCCCGGTGGCCTAAATGGCGGGCTACATTGCTGAGGGATTATTTTAACAACCCGTGGTCAATCTTATCGTTTGTCGCTGCCATTCTCTTCCTGTTCCTTAACCTCCTACAGGCTCTGTACTCTGTTCTCTCCTAG
- the LOC116201914 gene encoding probable trehalase, whose amino-acid sequence MSSCSSARGPVAPPVPLIAFLERVQEAALSIFGASGFDPKRYVDLSLKSDLPAAERAFDELRASATALDLETFMRSYFEDAGGDLEHYEPPDYTPEPEGFLPAVKSREVREWALEVHALWKSLSRKISDGVRTRPDSHTLRFREAYYWDSYWVIRGLLASKMFETAKAVVKNLIYLANRYGYVLNGARAYYTNRSQPPLLSAMVSEIYDATHDLELVKISLQALLNEYEFWNSGKHKVTIQDAEGRIHTLSRYYAKWDKPRPESSTTDKESASKLLSASEKANLYWELASAAESGWDFSARWMRDPLDLTTMAATSVLPVDLNAFILGMEHDIALFAEVIGDKSTFERFVMASEARKEAITSIFWNEQKGQWLDYWLNCSNSCSPYIWDTLNQNQNVYASNFVPLWINPFYSDASMVHKVVNSLKHSGLLQASGIATPLQNSGQQWDFPNGWAPLQHMIVEGLVKSSSTDARQMAEDIAVRWIRTNYAAYKQTGKMHEKYNVVNCGEFGGGGEYVPQTGFGWSNGVVLAFLEEFGWPQDREIIDRE is encoded by the exons ATGAGCAGCTGCTCCTCCGCCAGAGGGCCGGTGGCGCCCCCTGTTCCTCTGATCGCCTTCCTCGAGCGCGTCCAAGAAGCCGCTCTCAGCATCTTCGGcgcctcgggcttcgacccgAAGCGCTACGTCGACCTGTCCCTCAAATCCGACCTCCCGGCCGCGGAGCGCGCCTTCGACGAGCTTCGGGCCTCGGCCACCGCTCTGGACTTGGAGACTTTCATGCGGAGCTACTTCGAGGACGCGGGCGGCGACCTGGAGCACTACGAACCCCCGGATTACACGCCGGAGCCGGAGGGGTTCCTGCCGGCAGTGAAGAGCAGGGAGGTGAGGGAGTGGGCGCTCGAGGTGCACGCTCTCTGGAAGAGCCTGAGCAGGAAGATATCGGATGGAGTCAGGACCCGCCCGGATTCCCACACGTTGAGGTTCCGCGAAGCTTATTACTGGGATTCTTATTGGGTGATTAG GGGACTGTTGGCGAGTAAAATGTTTGAGACTGCGAAAGCTGTTGTGAAGAATCTCATATATTTGGCAAATCGATATGGCTATGTCCTAAATGGTGCCAGGGCATACTACACTAACAGGAG CCAGCCTCCTCTATTGAGTGCAATGGTAAGTGAAATTTACGATGCTACTCACGATTTGGAATTGGTTAAAATATCGCTGCAGGCACTACTCAATGAATATGAGTTTTGGAATTCAG GGAAACACAAGGTGACCATACAAGATGCTGAAGGTCGTATTCATACTTTAAGTCGATACTATGCAAAATGGGACAAACCTAGGCCCGAATCATCCACCACT GACAAGGAGTCTGCGTCCAAGCTCTTGAGTGCTTCCGAAAAGGCGAATTTGTACTGGGAACTTGCTTCAGCTGCTGAATCTGGATGGGATTTCAGTGCGAGATGGATGAG GGATCCTCTAGATCTCACGACAATGGCAGCAACTTCAGTGCTACCTGTTGATTTAAATGCATTCATACTGGGG ATGGAACATGATATAGCTCTTTTTGCTGAAGTTATTGGAGATAAAAGTACTTTTGAGCGCTTTGTCATGGCTTCTGAAGCAAGAAAAGAAGCGATAACCTCAATATTTTGGAATGAACAGAAGGGACAATGGCTTGACTACTGGCTTAATTGTAGCAACTCATGCTCG CCTTACATATGGGACACATTAAACCAGAACCAGAATGTATATGCATCAAACTTCGTTCCTTTGTGGATTAACCCATTCTACTCAG ATGCTTCAATGGTACATAAAGTCGTGAACAGTCTCAAGCATTCAGGTTTACTTCAGGCATCGGGGATTGCAACTCCCTTGCAGAATTCAGGGCAGCAGTG GGACTTCCCTAATGGGTGGGCTCCCCTCCAGCACATGATCGTCGAAGGCCTGGTGAAATCCAGTTCAACAGATGCTAGGCAAATGGCTGAAGACATAGCTGTGAGGTGGATCAGGACAAACTATGCAGCATACAAGCAAACCGGAAAAATGCACGAGAAATACAATGTCGTGAATTGTGGGGAATTCGGAGGCGGTGGTGAATATGTTCCTCAA ACTGGTTTTGGCTGGTCGAATGGAGTTGTATTGGCTTTCTTGGAGGAGTTCGGGTGGCCTCAGGACAGGGAAATAATAGATCGGGAGTGA
- the LOC116201823 gene encoding UPF0481 protein At3g47200-like isoform X1, whose product MLGICPLHRHRLVHDNTDFQRSKIESFAFVGTILLCDFRTSQAILLLLQFVRELACIIPITAAYARVPDLILLQIDSARHHLMDCGQVEGKTVDDVNCEAIQKLQEKLVMKPPWPSNCCIFRVPSTIRRHNEYAYEPQLASIGPYHHGRERFQPMEKFKRWYLGCLLDRASTRESRLECLFKVIGINVQHCLDCYAEKDVISADEFVEMMILDGCFVLELFRKKAGIVPHHPDDPIFKTSYMRKILLSDLLLLENQLPWYVLESIFYLTASHRERAEISLAVLVLIFFDFNTIRSGAINPNIIPVNKHLLDLQRNNLLSSYMSVDPEQTAWYPIPCVTKLLQAGVRFESGESSEMMDVRFENGVMRIPPIMILDNAESLIRNLIAYEQCDATCRDKITSYAILLNNLIESGRDLDYLCQKGIVTCYLSCEEICSFFRRLYSDADVVYYTYAKLSQDVNLYCRARWPKWRATLLRDYFNNPWSILSFVAAILFLFLNLLQALYSVLS is encoded by the exons ATGCTCGGGATATGCCCTCTCCATCGCCATAGGCTAGTTCACGACAATACAGATTTTCAAAGATCTAAAATTGAAAGCTTTGCTTTTGTTGGAACAATCCTTCTTTGTGATTTTAGAACTAGTCAGGCgattctccttctccttcaatTTGTTCGCGAGTTAGCTTGCATAA TCCCAATTACTGCAGCATATGCACGAGTTCCCGACTTAATCCTATTACAAATTGACTCTGCTCGTCATCATCTAATGGACTGCGGGCAAGTTGAAGGGAAAACCGTCGATGATGTTAACTGTGAAGCAATACAGAAACTTCAGGAGAAATTGGTGATGAAACCTCCATGGCCGTCCAATTGTTGCATATTCAGAGTTCCAAGCACAATCCGGAGGCATAATGAATATGCCTACGAACCACAATTGGCCTCGATAGGTCCGTACCATCATGGTCGCGAAAGATTCCAACCGATGGAAAAGTTCAAACGCTGGTACTTGGGATGTCTCCTTGACCGAGCCTCGACCCGCGAGTCAAGGCTGGAGTGCCTCTTCAAAGTAATTGGAATTAACGTGCAGCACTGCCTCGATTGTTATGCGGAGAAAGATGTTATCAGTGCTGATGAGTTTGTCGAGATGATGATATTAGATGGGTGTTTCGTCCTAGAGCTTTTCCGGAAGAAAGCGGGAATTGTCCCTCACCACCCCGATGACCCGATATTTAAAACATCTTACATGAGGAAGATACTTTTGAGTGATCTGCTCTTGCTCGAAAATCAGCTTCCGTGGTACGTCCTTGAGTCGATATTCTACCTCACTGCTTCACACAGGGAAAGGGCTGAGATTTCTCTTGCGGTGTTGGTCCTGATTTTCTTCGACTTTAACACCATCAGAAGTGGAGCGATCAATCCCAACATAATCCCTGTGAACAAGCACTTGCTCGATCTACAGCGCAATAACTTGCTCTCTTCTTATATGAGCGTGGACCCTGAACAGACAGCCTG GTACCCTATTCCCTGCGTGACAAAGCTTCTCCAAGCGGGAGTTCGGTTTGAGAGCGGCGAGTCGAGCGAGATGATGGACGTCCGATTCGAAAATGGTGTTATGAGGATCCCTCCAATAATGATCCTTGACAATGCCGAGTCCCTGATCAGGAACCTGATTGCGTATGAGCAGTGCGATGCCACCTGTAGGGACAAGATCACGTCCTATGCCATCCTCCTAAACAACCTCATCGAGTCGGGAAGGGACCTCGACTACCTGTGCCAGAAAGGAATCGTGACTTGCTACCTGAGCTGCGAGGAGATCTGCAGCTTCTTCAGGAGGCTCTATAGCGACGCTGATGTGGTGTACTACACTTATGCGAAGCTTTCTCAGGATGTCAACCTCTATTGTAGGGCCCGGTGGCCTAAATGGCGGGCTACATTGCTGAGGGATTATTTTAACAACCCGTGGTCAATCTTATCGTTTGTCGCTGCCATTCTCTTCCTGTTCCTTAACCTCCTACAGGCTCTGTACTCTGTTCTCTCCTAG
- the LOC116201886 gene encoding UPF0481 protein At3g47200-like, protein MDSARHRLMDCGQVEGETVDDVYCEAIQELQKKLVRKPPWPSNCCIFRVPSTIRRHNKYAYEPQLVSIGPYHHGRERFQPMEKFKCWYLGCLLDRASTCESRLECLFKVIGSNVQHCLDCYAEKDVISADEFVEMMILDGCFVLELFRKKAGIVPQHPDDPIFKTSYMRKILLSDLLLLENQLPWYVLESIFYLTAAHRERAENSLAVLALNFFDFNTIRSGAINPNIIPVNKHLLDLQRNNLLTSYVSVDPEQTAWHPIPCVTKLLQAGVWFESGESSEMMDVQFKNGVMRIPPIMILENAESLIRNLIAYEQCDATCRDKITSYAILLNNLIESGRDLDYLCQKGIVTCYLSSEEVSSFFRRLYSDADVVYYTYAKLSQDVNLYCRARWPKWRATLLRDYFDNPWSILSFVAAILFLFLNFLQVLFSILSYRTAA, encoded by the exons ATGGACTCTGCTCGTCATCGTCTAATGGATTGCGGGCAAGTTGAAGGGGAAACCGTCGATGATGTTTACTGTGAAGCAATACAGGAACTTCAGAAGAAATTGGTGAGGAAACCTCCATGGCCGTCCAATTGTTGCATATTCAGAGTTCCAAGCACGATCCGGAGGCATAATAAATATGCTTACGAACCACAATTGGTCTCGATAGGTCCGTACCATCATGGTCGCGAAAGATTCCAACCGATGGAAAAGTTCAAATGCTGGTACTTGGGATGTCTCCTTGACCGAGCCTCGACCTGCGAGTCAAGGCTGGAGTGCCTTTTCAAAGTAATTGGAAGTAACGTGCAGCACTGCCTCGATTGTTATGCGGAGAAAGATGTTATCAGTGCTGATGAGTTTGTCGAGATGATGATATTGGATGGGTGTTTCGTCCTAGAGCTTTTCCGGAAGAAAGCGGGAATTGTCCCTCAACACCCCGATGACCCGATATTTAAAACATCTTACATGAGGAAGATACTTTTGAGTGATCTGCTCTTGCTCGAAAATCAGCTTCCGTGGTACGTCCTTGAGTCGATATTCTACCTCACCGCTGCACACAGGGAAAGGGCTGAGAATTCTCTTGCGGTGTTGGCCCTCAATTTCTTCGACTTCAACACCATCAGAAGTGGAGCGATCAACCCCAACATAATCCCTGTGAACAAGCACTTGCTCGATCTACAGCGCAACAACTTGCTCACTTCTTATGTGAGCGTGGACCCTGAACAGACAGCCTG GCACCCTATTCCCTGCGTGACAAAGCTTCTCCAAGCGGGAGTTTGGTTTGAGAGCGGCGAGTCAAGCGAGATGATGGACGTCCAATTCAAAAATGGTGTTATGAGGATCCCTCCAATAATGATCCTTGAAAATGCCGAGTCCCTGATCAGGAACCTGATCGCGTATGAGCAGTGTGATGCCACCTGTAGGGACAAGATCACGTCCTATGCCATCCTCCTAAACAACCTCATCGAGTCGGGAAGGGACCTCGACTACCTGTGCCAGAAAGGAATCGTGACTTGCTACCTGAGCTCCGAGGAGGTCAGCAGCTTCTTCAGGAGGCTCTACAGCGATGCTGATGTGGTGTACTACACTTACGCGAAGCTTTCTCAGGATGTCAACCTCTATTGTAGGGCCCGGTGGCCTAAATGGCGGGCTACATTGCTGAGGGATTATTTTGACAACCCTTGGTCAATCTTATCGTTTGTCGCTGCCATTCTCTTCCTGTTCCTTAACTTCCTACAGGTTTTGTTCTCTATTCTTTCCTACAGGACAGCAGCTTAA
- the LOC116201842 gene encoding UPF0481 protein At3g47200-like produces the protein MDCGQVEGKTVDDVNCEAIQKLQEKLVMKPPWPSNCCIFRVPSTIRRHNEYAYEPQLASIGPYHHGRERFQPMEKFKRWYLGCLLDRASTRESRLECLVKVIGSNVQHCLDCYAEKDVISVDEFVEMMILDGCFILELFRKKAGIVPQHPDDPIFKTSYMRKILLSDLLLLENQLPWSVLESIFYLTASHRERAEISLAVLVLIFFDFNTIRSGAINPNIIPVNKHLLDLQRNNLLSSYMSVDPEQTAWYPIPCVTKLLQAGVRFESGESSEMMDVRFENGVMRIPPIMILDNAESLIRNLIAYEQCDATCRDKITSYAILLNNLIESGRDLDYLCQKGIVTCYLSSEEVSSFFRRLYSDADVVYYTYAKLSQDVNLYCRARWPKWRATLLRDYFNNPWSILSFVAAILFLFLNFLQVLFSILS, from the exons ATGGACTGCGGGCAAGTTGAAGGGAAAACCGTCGATGATGTTAACTGTGAAGCAATACAGAAACTTCAGGAGAAATTGGTGATGAAACCTCCATGGCCGTCCAATTGTTGCATATTCAGAGTTCCAAGCACAATCCGGAGGCATAATGAATATGCCTACGAACCACAATTGGCCTCGATAGGTCCGTACCATCATGGTCGCGAAAGATTCCAACCGATGGAAAAGTTCAAACGCTGGTACTTGGGATGTCTCCTTGACCGAGCCTCGACCCGTGAGTCAAGGCTGGAGTGCCTCGTCAAAGTAATTGGAAGTAACGTGCAGCACTGCCTCGATTGTTATGCGGAGAAAGATGTCATCAGTGTCGATGAGTTTGTCGAGATGATGATATTGGATGGGTGTTTCATCCTAGAGCTTTTCCGGAAGAAAGCGGGAATTGTCCCTCAACACCCCGATGACCCGATATTTAAAACATCTTATATGAGGAAGATACTTTTGAGTGATCTGCTCTTGCTCGAAAATCAGCTTCCCTGGTCCGTCCTTGAGTCGATATTCTACCTCACTGCTTCACACAGGGAAAGGGCTGAGATTTCTCTTGCGGTGTTGGTCCTGATTTTCTTCGACTTCAACACCATCAGAAGTGGAGCGATCAACCCCAACATAATCCCTGTGAACAAGCACTTGCTCGATCTACAGCGCAATAACTTGCTCTCTTCTTATATGAGCGTGGACCCTGAACAGACAGCCTG GTACCCTATTCCCTGCGTGACAAAGCTTCTCCAAGCGGGAGTTCGGTTTGAAAGCGGCGAGTCGAGCGAGATGATGGACGTCCGATTCGAAAATGGTGTTATGAGGATCCCTCCAATAATGATCCTTGACAATGCCGAGTCCCTGATCAGGAACCTGATTGCGTATGAGCAGTGCGATGCCACCTGTAGGGACAAGATCACGTCCTATGCCATCCTCCTAAACAACCTCATTGAGTCGGGAAGGGACCTCGACTACCTGTGCCAGAAAGGAATCGTGACTTGCTACCTGAGCTCCGAGGAGGTCAGCAGCTTCTTTAGGAGGCTCTACAGTGATGCTGATGTGGTGTACTACACTTACGCGAAGCTTTCTCAGGATGTCAACCTCTATTGTAGGGCCCGGTGGCCTAAATGGCGGGCTACATTGCTGAGGGATTATTTTAACAACCCGTGGTCAATCTTATCGTTTGTCGCTGCCattctcttccttttccttaacTTCCTACAGGTTTTGTTCTCTATTCTTTCCTAG